A stretch of Vigna angularis cultivar LongXiaoDou No.4 chromosome 4, ASM1680809v1, whole genome shotgun sequence DNA encodes these proteins:
- the LOC108330621 gene encoding uncharacterized protein LOC108330621 produces MPRPGPRPYECMRRAWHSDRHQPIRGSLIRQIFRVANEFHSPSTKNNKEWQQKLPVVVLRAEEIIYSKANSEAEYLNPDTLLDRLNDAINTIIRREETNETGKLMPPCIEAALYLGCKPEKTSRSDRHNNSRTYLTSRNQQYPCSVSPESVASSNALAFFPVSDSSHQTSLNNYSLLNNFAAVHHHQPLAVQSNPSLNLGSVYPLCYGFEAQQPRLRINNLGNTYSDTIFVGRPVVSPALEPSRMDPLRNLYCGRVHCSPNRIVKEPAVSVAEEESRAGECDLSLRLGVCLQTNKTSSAYGLEDVRLRVSQEASKFGRSSQQINEGYCFYPRGTGYGTI; encoded by the exons ATGCCCAGGCCAGGCCCAAGACCATACGAGTGCATGAGGAGAGCTTGGCACAGCGACCGCCACCAACCCATCAGAGGTTCCCTCATTCGACAAATTTTCag GGTCGCCAATGAGTTTCACTCTCCCTCTACTAAGAACAACAAGGAGTGGCAGCAGAAGCTTCCCGTCGTTGTCCTCAGAGCCGAAGAAATCATCTACTCCAAAGCCAATTCAGAG GCAGAGTACCTTAACCCCGACACGCTCCTCGACCGCCTCAACGATGCCATCAACACTATCATTCGCAGAGAAGAAACCAACGAGACCGGCAAGCTTATGCCACCATGTATCGAAG CTGCACTTTACCTTGGTTGCAAGCCAGAGAAAACATCAAGAAGTGATAGGCACAATAACTCCAGGACTTACCTTACATCGAGGAATCAACAATACCCTTGTTCTGTTTCTCCCGAATCTGTTGCTTCTAGCAATGCTTTAGCCTTTTTTCCAGTGTCGGATTCCAGCCACCAGACCAGCCTAAATAACTACTCTTTATTGAACAACTTTGCTGCTGTTCACCATCACCAACCCTTGGCAGTGCAAAGTAACCCCTCATTGAACTTGGGTTCGGTTTACCCATTGTGTTATGGTTTTGAAGCCCAACAGCCTCGACTGCGGATCAACAACCTAGGGAACACTTACTCTGATACAATCTTTGTTGGCAGACCCGTCGTTAGTCCAGCCTTGGAGCCATCTAGAATGGATCCATTGCGGAACTTGTACTGTGGTAGAGTCCATTGTTCTCCGAACAGAATTGTGAAAGAACCTGCTGTAAGTGTTGCGGAGGAGGAGTCGCGAGCCGGGGAATGTGATTTGTCTTTGAGGTTGGGTGTGTGCTTGCAGACTAACAAAACAAGTTCGGCATATGGCTTAGAAGATGTCAGGCTAAGAGTTTCTCAGGAGGCTAGTAAATTTGGCCGTTCATCTCAACAGATCAATGAAGGTTACTGTTTTTACCCCAGAGGAACTGGTTACGGTACCATTTAG